The following are encoded in a window of Streptomyces sp. Go-475 genomic DNA:
- a CDS encoding aldo/keto reductase, producing MTSLRKLGSSDLEVFPLALGGNVFGWTADEDQSFAVLDAYTAAGGNFVDTADVYSAWVEGNQGGESETVLGRWLRARGNRADVVVATKVSQHPEFQGLSAANIKAAADASLRRLGTDYIDLYYTHFDQPEVPVEEIIGALDDLVKAGKVRHIAASNISAERLRASLEFSDREGLARYVALQPHYNLVSRDTYEGELQDLAERSGLAAVPYYALASGFLTGKYRPGTTVDSARAGSAARHLETERGRKVLDALDEISSAHDVPVATVALAWLAAQPTVAAPIASARTVEQLPALLGVGELTLSEAEVERLTEASA from the coding sequence ATGACTTCTCTGCGCAAACTCGGCTCCTCCGACCTCGAGGTCTTCCCGCTCGCCCTCGGCGGCAACGTCTTCGGCTGGACCGCCGACGAGGACCAGTCGTTCGCCGTCCTCGACGCCTACACCGCCGCCGGCGGCAACTTCGTCGACACCGCCGACGTCTACTCGGCGTGGGTCGAGGGCAACCAGGGCGGTGAGTCCGAGACCGTCCTCGGCAGGTGGCTCCGGGCGCGCGGCAACCGCGCCGATGTCGTCGTCGCCACGAAGGTCAGCCAGCACCCCGAGTTCCAGGGACTGTCCGCCGCCAACATCAAGGCCGCCGCCGACGCCTCCCTGCGCCGCCTCGGCACCGACTACATCGACCTCTACTACACGCACTTCGACCAGCCCGAGGTGCCGGTGGAGGAGATCATCGGCGCCCTCGACGACCTCGTGAAGGCCGGGAAGGTGCGCCACATCGCCGCCTCCAACATCTCGGCGGAGCGGCTGCGGGCGTCCCTGGAGTTCTCCGACCGCGAGGGGCTCGCCCGGTACGTGGCCCTCCAGCCCCACTACAACCTGGTCTCCCGCGACACCTACGAGGGCGAACTCCAGGACCTCGCCGAGCGGAGCGGTCTCGCCGCCGTTCCGTACTACGCGCTCGCCTCCGGCTTCCTCACGGGCAAGTACCGGCCCGGTACGACCGTCGACAGCGCGCGGGCGGGCAGTGCCGCGCGGCACCTGGAGACCGAGCGCGGGCGGAAGGTCCTCGACGCCCTCGACGAGATCTCCTCGGCGCATGACGTGCCCGTCGCCACCGTGGCGCTGGCCTGGCTCGCCGCGCAGCCGACCGTGGCGGCGCCGATCGCCTCCGCGCGGACGGTGGAACAGCTGCCCGCGCTGCTGGGCGTGGGCGAGCTGACCCTCTCCGAGGCGGAGGTGGAGCGGCTCACGGAGGCCTCTGCCTGA
- a CDS encoding PrsW family intramembrane metalloprotease — translation MATCPPHPSYPSGPTDGAPTPGAPGALRHAHWWQRPWVRYGAPTTLLALSGLVILALVREETGTEGFLVGLGLAVLPVPLLIAAFRWLDRVEPGPWRNLVFCFAWGACAAALIAIVANSFATRWIATATADPAGADTLGATVIAPVVEESAKAAAVLLVFLFRRRDFTGIVDGVVIAGVTATGFAFTENILYLGTAFGTDQLTGHTGIASVTAATFFVRIVMSPFAHPLFTVLTGIGFGIAALSADRRPVRRVAFPLAGLLLAMGMHAMWNGSSAFGEYGFFAVYAAFMVPIFGLLTWLVVWTRQRELRTVREELPAYAVAGWLTPVEPYALGSMRARRIARQYARRHAGKAAAREVARYEAYATSLAFLRHRAGRGRVGADFVVRERELLDELWRRRETARPALDHAARITAPPVPVAAPPWPVYGVYGYGHQPTPYPAYNPYRS, via the coding sequence GTGGCCACCTGCCCCCCACACCCGTCGTACCCCAGCGGCCCCACCGACGGCGCGCCCACGCCCGGCGCCCCCGGCGCCCTGCGGCACGCCCACTGGTGGCAGCGCCCCTGGGTGCGCTACGGCGCGCCGACCACGCTCCTCGCGCTCTCCGGCCTGGTCATCCTCGCCCTGGTCCGCGAAGAGACGGGCACGGAAGGGTTCCTGGTCGGACTCGGGCTGGCCGTCCTCCCGGTGCCGCTGCTCATCGCCGCGTTCCGCTGGCTGGACCGGGTCGAGCCGGGCCCCTGGCGGAACCTGGTGTTCTGCTTCGCCTGGGGCGCCTGCGCGGCGGCGCTGATAGCGATCGTCGCCAACAGCTTCGCGACGCGATGGATAGCGACGGCGACCGCGGACCCGGCCGGCGCGGACACCCTCGGCGCGACCGTCATAGCCCCCGTGGTCGAGGAGTCGGCCAAGGCGGCGGCCGTCTTACTGGTCTTCCTCTTCCGCCGCCGCGACTTCACCGGCATCGTCGACGGAGTCGTCATAGCCGGTGTCACCGCCACCGGCTTCGCGTTCACGGAGAACATCCTCTACCTGGGCACCGCCTTCGGCACCGACCAGCTCACCGGCCACACCGGCATCGCCTCCGTCACGGCGGCGACCTTCTTCGTGCGCATCGTCATGTCGCCGTTCGCGCACCCGCTCTTCACCGTGCTCACCGGCATCGGCTTCGGCATCGCCGCGCTCTCGGCGGACCGCCGCCCCGTCCGCCGCGTCGCCTTCCCCCTCGCCGGGCTGCTGCTCGCGATGGGCATGCACGCGATGTGGAACGGCTCGTCGGCGTTCGGCGAGTACGGCTTCTTCGCCGTGTACGCGGCGTTCATGGTGCCCATCTTCGGTCTGCTGACCTGGCTGGTGGTCTGGACGCGGCAGCGGGAGCTCAGGACCGTACGGGAGGAGCTGCCCGCGTACGCCGTGGCCGGCTGGCTGACCCCGGTCGAGCCGTACGCGCTCGGCTCGATGCGGGCCCGGCGGATCGCCCGCCAGTACGCCCGCCGGCACGCGGGGAAGGCCGCGGCGCGGGAGGTGGCGCGGTACGAGGCGTACGCGACGTCCCTGGCGTTCCTGCGGCACCGGGCCGGCCGCGGCCGGGTCGGTGCCGACTTCGTCGTCCGGGAACGGGAGCTCCTCGACGAACTGTGGCGGCGCCGGGAGACGGCCCGCCCCGCGCTGGATCACGCGGCCCGGATCACGGCCCCTCCGGTCCCGGTGGCGGCCCCGCCCTGGCCGGTGTACGGGGTGTACGGCTACGGCCACCAGCCGACGCCGTACCCCGCCTACAACCCGTACCGCTCCTAG